In Hamadaea flava, a genomic segment contains:
- a CDS encoding CDP-alcohol phosphatidyltransferase family protein codes for MRQGGSFARQMLLVRVGRQRGATPVIDAPVPSAPRLPDLDPRSLAQIEALAPVSPAPVATVEASVTPTPPPPIPLLPGDRTVSRRVKFAVVQGCTLASLLLGMTAIMLAVAGADPRLGAACLLACITFDGLDGALARKFGVASPFGVQMDSLGDMTSFGIAAPVVVYAALRGEVPTGVLIGTCALVAACAAIRLARFNVSPKDGRFFCGVPTTMAAAVLALSVLLGLGLPGSVMVAGVALIAIAMVSSFPYAKLVKVFRLPPWLLLLPIFGALLNPRLTFGLVVLAYLLSGPLLWAYQRKHARA; via the coding sequence CTGCGACAGGGCGGCAGTTTCGCCCGGCAGATGCTGCTGGTCCGGGTGGGTCGTCAACGCGGCGCGACACCGGTCATCGACGCCCCTGTGCCGAGCGCCCCGCGGCTGCCGGACCTCGACCCGAGGAGCCTGGCCCAGATCGAGGCGCTTGCCCCGGTCAGCCCCGCTCCGGTGGCGACCGTCGAGGCGTCCGTAACGCCCACCCCGCCCCCGCCGATCCCGCTGCTGCCCGGTGACCGCACCGTCAGCCGCCGGGTCAAGTTCGCGGTGGTCCAGGGCTGCACGCTCGCGAGCCTGCTGCTGGGCATGACGGCGATCATGCTGGCCGTGGCCGGAGCGGACCCGCGCCTCGGCGCGGCCTGCCTGCTGGCCTGCATCACCTTCGACGGCCTCGACGGCGCGCTCGCCCGCAAGTTCGGCGTCGCCAGCCCGTTCGGCGTCCAGATGGACTCGCTCGGCGACATGACGAGCTTCGGCATCGCCGCGCCCGTCGTCGTCTACGCCGCCCTGCGCGGCGAGGTGCCGACCGGCGTACTGATCGGCACGTGCGCGCTGGTCGCCGCGTGTGCCGCGATCCGACTCGCCCGATTCAACGTCTCGCCGAAGGACGGCCGGTTCTTCTGCGGCGTACCCACGACGATGGCGGCGGCCGTGCTCGCCCTCAGCGTCCTGCTCGGCCTGGGCCTGCCCGGTTCGGTGATGGTGGCCGGAGTCGCGCTCATCGCGATCGCGATGGTCTCCAGCTTCCCCTACGCCAAACTGGTCAAGGTCTTCCGGCTTCCGCCGTGGCTGCTCCTGCTGCCCATCTTCGGCGCGCTGCTCAACCCGCGGCTCACCTTCGGCCTGGTCGTGCTGGCCTACCTGCTGAGCGGGCCGCTGCTCTGGGCGTACCAGCGCAAGCACGCGCGAGCCTAG
- a CDS encoding NUDIX hydrolase, producing the protein MTTDVELSLDGAGDRLSPVRRIAAYAVVSREDAAQPGRQEILLVRNSDRSGTPGVWSLPGGAVDHGEHPNDTAIRETAAETGLSISLTGLRDVLADLRALPHRGVTLHTDRLIYSGRVRGGALRDRRDQSTDLVRWVSLAEAGSLSLRPFTANALGLPAADVDLRPDEVPDFPSFHIEEGHDGLHRTQRFAAYAVATDQLDRVLLTRVSPGYPGEGRWHLPGGGTDFGEQPAHALIRELLEETGQAGRLSGLLGVASHRDPASLGPEGFPIDWHGVRAFYRVTIDQATTPTVHDKGGSTSGAYWLERDKVKSLGPDDMTEVTADALKAAEL; encoded by the coding sequence GTGACTACCGACGTCGAGCTCTCCCTTGACGGAGCCGGTGACCGGCTTTCCCCGGTACGCCGGATCGCCGCGTACGCCGTGGTGAGCCGCGAGGACGCGGCCCAGCCCGGACGGCAGGAGATCCTCCTGGTCCGCAACTCCGACCGGTCGGGTACGCCCGGCGTCTGGTCCCTCCCCGGTGGCGCCGTCGACCACGGCGAACACCCCAACGACACGGCGATCCGCGAGACGGCGGCCGAGACGGGCCTGTCGATCTCTCTGACGGGCCTCCGCGACGTCCTCGCCGACCTGCGGGCGTTGCCTCATCGAGGGGTCACCCTTCACACGGATCGGCTCATCTATTCGGGCCGAGTTCGCGGCGGCGCGCTCCGTGACCGGCGCGACCAGTCCACCGATCTGGTCCGCTGGGTCTCCTTGGCCGAGGCGGGGAGCCTGTCGCTGCGCCCGTTCACGGCAAACGCCCTCGGCCTGCCCGCCGCCGACGTCGACCTGCGACCCGACGAGGTCCCCGACTTCCCGAGCTTCCACATCGAGGAAGGCCACGACGGACTGCACCGTACGCAGCGGTTCGCGGCGTACGCGGTCGCCACCGACCAGCTCGACCGGGTGTTGCTGACACGCGTCTCACCGGGCTATCCCGGCGAGGGCCGCTGGCACCTGCCCGGCGGCGGCACGGACTTCGGCGAGCAGCCGGCGCACGCGCTCATCCGGGAACTCCTGGAGGAGACGGGGCAGGCCGGTCGGCTCAGCGGTCTCCTGGGCGTGGCCAGCCACCGCGACCCGGCGTCTCTCGGCCCCGAGGGCTTCCCCATCGACTGGCACGGCGTAAGAGCCTTCTACCGAGTAACCATCGACCAGGCCACCACGCCGACCGTCCACGACAAGGGCGGCTCGACCTCAGGCGCCTACTGGCTGGAGCGCGACAAGGTGAAGTCCCTGGGGCCAGACGACATGACTGAAGTCACCGCGGACGCCCTCAAGGCAGCGGAGCTGTAG
- the guaA gene encoding glutamine-hydrolyzing GMP synthase: protein MTTPRPVLVVDFGAQYAQLIARRVREAKVYSEIVPHSMPVAEMLAKDPAAIILSGGPSSVYEPGAPQVDGKLFDAGVPVFGICYGFQAMAQALGGTVAHTGRREFGGTPLRVAGESALMVGLPAEQNVWMSHGDSVSEAPQGFTVTATSAGAPVAAFEHVAQGFAGVQFHPEVGHTPHGQKMLERFLYDIARIEPTWTMGNIIDDQVAAIQAQVGSAEVICGLSGGVDSAVAAALVHKAVGDQLTCVFVDHGLLRAGEAEQVERDYVAATGIKLKVVDASERFLAALAGVTDPEEKRKIIGREFIRVFEAAAREIASAGDVQFLVQGTLYPDVVESGGGTGTANIKSHHNVGGLPDDLQFKLVEPLRTLFKDEVRALGATLGLPEEMVWRHPFPGPGLAIRIIGAVDRERLDILRAADKIGREELTAAGLDRDVWQFPVVLLADVRSVGVQGDGRTYGHPVVLRPVSSEDAMTADWSRLPYDVIAKISTRITNEVREVNRVVLDVTSKPPGTIEWE, encoded by the coding sequence ATGACGACGCCGCGCCCGGTCCTCGTGGTGGACTTCGGAGCCCAGTACGCCCAGCTGATCGCCCGCCGAGTCCGCGAGGCGAAGGTCTACTCCGAGATCGTCCCGCACTCGATGCCGGTGGCCGAGATGCTGGCCAAGGACCCGGCCGCGATCATCCTGTCGGGTGGGCCGTCGAGCGTCTACGAGCCCGGCGCGCCCCAGGTCGACGGGAAGCTCTTCGACGCCGGGGTGCCCGTCTTCGGCATCTGCTACGGCTTCCAGGCGATGGCCCAGGCGCTCGGCGGCACCGTGGCGCACACCGGCCGCCGGGAGTTCGGCGGTACGCCGCTCCGCGTCGCGGGTGAGAGCGCGCTGATGGTCGGGCTGCCGGCCGAGCAGAACGTCTGGATGAGCCACGGCGACTCCGTCTCCGAGGCGCCCCAGGGCTTCACCGTGACCGCCACCTCGGCGGGTGCGCCGGTGGCCGCGTTCGAGCACGTCGCCCAGGGCTTCGCTGGAGTGCAGTTCCACCCCGAGGTCGGGCACACGCCGCACGGTCAGAAGATGCTGGAGCGGTTCCTTTACGACATCGCCAGGATCGAGCCCACCTGGACCATGGGCAACATCATCGACGACCAGGTCGCGGCCATCCAGGCGCAGGTCGGCTCGGCCGAGGTGATCTGCGGGCTGTCCGGCGGCGTCGACTCGGCGGTGGCCGCCGCGCTCGTCCACAAGGCCGTCGGTGACCAGCTCACCTGCGTCTTCGTCGACCACGGACTGCTCCGGGCCGGCGAGGCCGAGCAGGTCGAGCGGGACTACGTCGCCGCGACCGGCATCAAGCTGAAGGTCGTCGACGCTTCGGAGCGTTTCCTGGCCGCGCTGGCCGGGGTCACCGACCCTGAGGAGAAGCGCAAGATCATCGGCCGGGAGTTCATCCGGGTCTTCGAGGCCGCCGCGCGCGAGATCGCGTCCGCCGGCGACGTCCAGTTCCTCGTGCAGGGCACGCTCTACCCGGACGTGGTCGAGTCCGGCGGCGGCACCGGCACCGCCAACATCAAGTCCCACCACAACGTCGGCGGGCTGCCGGACGACCTCCAGTTCAAGCTGGTCGAGCCGCTGCGCACGCTGTTCAAGGACGAGGTCCGCGCGCTCGGCGCCACCCTCGGCCTGCCCGAGGAGATGGTCTGGCGACACCCGTTCCCCGGCCCCGGCCTGGCCATCCGCATCATCGGCGCGGTCGACCGCGAGCGCCTCGACATCCTGCGCGCCGCCGACAAGATCGGTCGCGAGGAACTGACCGCGGCCGGGCTCGACCGCGACGTCTGGCAGTTCCCGGTGGTGTTGCTGGCCGACGTGCGGTCGGTGGGCGTACAGGGCGACGGGCGCACCTACGGCCACCCGGTGGTGCTCCGGCCGGTGTCCAGTGAGGACGCCATGACCGCCGACTGGTCCCGGCTGCCGTACGACGTCATCGCCAAGATCTCGACCCGGATCACGAACGAGGTCAGGGAAGTGAACCGAGTAGTCCTCGACGTGACGAGCAAGCCCCCAGGCACGATCGAGTGGGAGTGA
- a CDS encoding NUDIX hydrolase gives MEKRRRIGAYGVVRDGQGQVLLVSGSSAPTPRWHLPGGGLDHAEDPRAAVIREFQEETGFDVEVVGVRDVSADLIEFPQLGVLQHHDRLVFDVKIVGGALTPEEGELAGWIVPEDVELVPFAARVLLGEDLGNEINQRSRPFDDPAEPANRVRRFAAYGLITDPDGRVLLSQIARGYPGEGRWHLPGGGTDFGEQPTEAVVREVFEETGQQAEVGELLDVSFFHNPAAMGPEGVPMDWFSVRSVFRGSVSSPTSATVTEEAGGSTAASGWFAPAEVAALTITDLTRRAMRRL, from the coding sequence GTGGAGAAGCGTCGGAGAATCGGGGCATACGGGGTCGTACGCGACGGGCAGGGACAAGTCCTGCTCGTCTCCGGATCGTCGGCGCCCACCCCACGATGGCACCTTCCCGGCGGCGGCCTCGATCACGCCGAGGACCCCCGCGCGGCGGTGATCCGGGAGTTCCAGGAGGAGACCGGCTTCGACGTCGAGGTCGTCGGCGTACGCGACGTCTCGGCCGACCTGATCGAGTTTCCGCAGCTCGGCGTCCTCCAGCACCACGATCGCCTCGTCTTCGACGTGAAGATCGTCGGCGGGGCGTTGACGCCGGAGGAGGGGGAGCTGGCCGGCTGGATCGTCCCGGAGGACGTCGAGCTGGTTCCGTTCGCCGCCCGGGTCCTGCTCGGGGAGGACCTCGGCAACGAGATCAACCAGCGGAGCCGGCCGTTCGACGATCCGGCGGAACCGGCCAACCGTGTCCGCCGTTTCGCGGCGTACGGGCTGATCACCGACCCGGACGGGCGGGTGCTGCTCAGCCAGATCGCCCGCGGCTATCCCGGCGAAGGGCGCTGGCACCTGCCCGGCGGCGGCACCGACTTCGGCGAGCAGCCGACCGAAGCGGTCGTCCGAGAGGTCTTCGAGGAGACCGGGCAGCAAGCGGAGGTCGGCGAGTTGCTCGACGTCTCGTTCTTCCACAACCCGGCCGCGATGGGGCCGGAGGGCGTCCCGATGGACTGGTTCTCGGTCCGGTCGGTCTTCCGCGGTTCGGTGAGTTCGCCCACATCAGCGACGGTCACGGAGGAGGCCGGCGGGTCGACCGCGGCGTCCGGCTGGTTCGCCCCGGCCGAGGTCGCGGCGCTGACGATCACCGATCTCACCCGGCGGGCGATGCGTCGGCTGTGA
- a CDS encoding chorismate mutase, with protein MTTTALTGTNDGLNGTGTREEGAAEQIMDLRARIDEIDAALISLWQERAAISQRVGATRVASGGTRLVLSREREILDRFRNELGADGTQLALLILRAGRGPLGISGPAVAE; from the coding sequence ATGACCACCACGGCCCTGACCGGCACGAACGACGGCCTCAACGGCACCGGTACGCGCGAAGAAGGCGCCGCCGAACAGATCATGGATCTTCGCGCGCGGATCGACGAGATCGATGCCGCGCTGATCTCGCTCTGGCAGGAGCGCGCCGCGATCTCGCAACGGGTCGGGGCCACCCGGGTCGCCTCCGGCGGCACGCGACTGGTGCTCTCCCGGGAGCGGGAGATCCTCGACCGGTTCCGCAACGAGCTGGGCGCCGACGGTACGCAGCTGGCCCTGCTGATCCTGCGCGCCGGCCGGGGTCCGCTGGGGATCAGCGGACCGGCCGTCGCCGAGTAG
- a CDS encoding response regulator, with the protein MSGDTSQPVPTESEPSRLRVFLVDDHAMFRAGVRAELGVHVDVIGEAATVPEAISAIAAHQPDVVLLDVHMPEGGGRAVLEATRRAYPQVRFLALSVSDAAEDVIGLIRAGARGYVTKTISPEELAAAIRRVADGDAVFSPRLAGFVLDAFAARPDASLADPELDQLTNREREVLRLLARGYAYKEIAKELYISIKTVETHVSNVLRKLQMSNRYELSRWAADRRLV; encoded by the coding sequence ATGAGCGGCGACACCAGCCAGCCCGTACCGACCGAGTCCGAGCCGTCGCGGCTGCGGGTCTTCCTGGTCGACGACCACGCGATGTTCCGGGCGGGCGTACGCGCCGAACTCGGCGTCCACGTGGACGTCATCGGGGAGGCGGCCACCGTCCCCGAGGCGATCTCGGCCATCGCCGCCCACCAGCCGGACGTCGTGCTGCTCGACGTGCACATGCCCGAAGGCGGCGGGCGCGCCGTCCTGGAGGCCACCCGGCGGGCGTACCCGCAGGTGCGGTTCCTGGCGCTGAGCGTCTCCGACGCCGCCGAGGACGTCATCGGCCTGATCCGGGCCGGCGCCCGGGGCTACGTCACGAAGACCATCTCGCCGGAGGAGCTGGCCGCCGCGATCCGCCGGGTGGCCGACGGCGACGCCGTGTTCAGCCCGCGGCTGGCCGGCTTCGTCCTCGACGCCTTCGCCGCCCGCCCCGACGCCTCCCTGGCCGACCCCGAGCTGGACCAGCTCACCAACCGGGAACGGGAGGTGCTGCGCCTGCTGGCCCGGGGGTACGCGTACAAGGAGATCGCGAAGGAGCTGTACATCTCGATCAAGACGGTCGAGACGCACGTGAGCAACGTTCTCCGGAAGCTTCAGATGTCCAACCGGTACGAGCTGTCCCGGTGGGCCGCCGACCGGCGGCTGGTCTGA
- a CDS encoding phosphatidylserine decarboxylase encodes MSQASLGPLGQVRIGERAARTLTAELQRHPGPKSALIVGAGPDSLVLGEALDALQPDDQLTIVGGDQAPALRAYIASLDTEIAEACTVVVTPTEAAPAEIVIVAEPVVGAAEDARLTVESLTKLVAEGGILVVAVVAVPGVAGGAADELDRRSAQFGVGTDLVLLNTPPVRVHKLRFTEADATVAAGLAPAYRTSSVPVTSTMHIDSNGVAAAGIALGLAAVLRTVRPKSKAWLLPALAAAPVAAFFRDPHRHIPADPSAVVAASDGKVLSVERLYDERFADEEFLRVAVFLSVLDVHVNRSPVAGKVVDYFVEDGGYAAAMKPEAEHNVAAYTVLEDALGHGKVVVAQRTGLIARRIVQRAPVGALLAKGERFGLIRFGSRTDVYLPASAAEALVAPGDRVVGAETVIARWL; translated from the coding sequence ATGTCGCAGGCATCGCTCGGCCCCCTCGGCCAGGTCCGCATCGGGGAGCGCGCCGCCCGCACGCTCACCGCCGAGCTGCAGCGCCACCCCGGCCCGAAGTCCGCCCTGATCGTGGGGGCCGGCCCGGATTCGCTGGTGCTCGGTGAGGCGCTCGACGCCCTCCAGCCCGACGACCAGCTGACCATCGTCGGCGGCGACCAGGCGCCCGCGCTGCGGGCGTACATCGCGTCGCTCGACACCGAGATCGCCGAGGCCTGCACCGTCGTCGTGACGCCCACCGAGGCCGCCCCGGCCGAGATCGTCATCGTCGCCGAGCCCGTCGTGGGCGCGGCCGAGGACGCCCGGCTCACCGTCGAGAGCCTGACCAAGCTGGTCGCCGAGGGCGGCATCCTCGTGGTGGCCGTCGTCGCGGTGCCCGGAGTCGCCGGTGGCGCGGCCGACGAGCTGGACCGCCGCTCCGCGCAGTTCGGCGTCGGCACCGACCTCGTCCTGCTCAACACGCCGCCGGTCCGCGTGCACAAGCTGCGTTTCACCGAGGCCGACGCGACCGTGGCGGCCGGGCTGGCGCCGGCGTACCGGACGTCCAGCGTGCCGGTGACCAGCACGATGCACATCGACTCCAACGGCGTCGCCGCGGCCGGCATCGCGCTCGGCTTGGCCGCCGTGCTCCGGACGGTCCGCCCGAAGTCGAAGGCGTGGCTGCTCCCGGCGCTCGCCGCCGCGCCGGTGGCCGCGTTCTTCCGCGACCCGCACCGGCACATTCCGGCTGATCCCTCGGCTGTCGTCGCCGCCAGCGACGGCAAGGTGCTGTCGGTAGAGCGCCTCTACGACGAGCGGTTCGCCGACGAGGAGTTCCTGCGCGTCGCGGTCTTCCTCTCGGTGCTCGACGTGCACGTCAACCGGTCCCCGGTGGCCGGCAAGGTGGTGGACTACTTCGTCGAGGACGGCGGTTACGCGGCCGCGATGAAGCCCGAGGCCGAGCACAACGTCGCGGCCTACACGGTGCTCGAGGACGCGCTCGGTCACGGCAAGGTCGTGGTCGCGCAGCGTACGGGGCTCATCGCCCGACGCATCGTGCAGCGGGCTCCGGTCGGCGCGCTGCTGGCCAAGGGCGAGCGCTTCGGCCTCATCCGGTTCGGCTCGCGTACCGACGTCTATCTGCCCGCGTCGGCGGCGGAGGCCCTGGTCGCCCCGGGAGACCGGGTGGTCGGTGCGGAGACGGTCATCGCCCGCTGGCTCTAA
- a CDS encoding PspC domain-containing protein, which produces MTEFDDAQRAPKPPTESDPPPPEAPDASTPPPGAETPPGAADANTPPPPPPPGPGTPGPETPGYQPPPSGAFAARYGLVRPRTGRYLAGVSGAVARATNTDPVLWRVLFIVLAFFGGFGILAYIVLWLGTPADGDTASPVEAVLGRGRSSTSSALTVIAGAVTVLIFLGTLDDRPWPVLWFLLIAAAIVFAVYSQRNRSGRPPTPQAPAAPAAAPPAGSTAARYPAYAPSNAVTEPIPPVSPGPPSAGPGYQPAFAPHGPFATGPAPAPVKPPKPPKPPKEHSRLGSLIFSLALVVLGVMGLLDVANVVDISAAAYVAAVLAVVGLGLVLGSWLGRARGWIFIGLGLVLALSITSVDKEDWPTDDRNGGGDITWAPPTLAALKGDYDHRAGSATLDLRDLDFTGQERTVRVKIQAGNLQVRLPENVDVTAVTDVRLGSATIFDRNANGVRINDFTVTDLGADGEGGGKLHLELDVSLSDAEVSR; this is translated from the coding sequence ATGACCGAGTTCGACGACGCCCAGCGAGCGCCGAAGCCGCCCACGGAGAGCGATCCGCCTCCGCCGGAGGCTCCGGACGCCAGCACCCCGCCGCCCGGTGCGGAGACACCGCCGGGTGCCGCGGACGCGAACACCCCGCCGCCTCCGCCGCCGCCCGGCCCCGGGACACCCGGCCCGGAGACGCCCGGCTACCAGCCTCCCCCGTCGGGCGCGTTCGCCGCCCGCTACGGGCTCGTCCGCCCGCGTACCGGCCGTTATCTGGCCGGGGTCAGCGGCGCGGTGGCCCGGGCCACCAACACCGATCCGGTGCTCTGGCGAGTCCTGTTCATCGTGCTCGCCTTCTTCGGCGGGTTCGGCATCCTGGCCTACATCGTGCTGTGGCTCGGCACGCCCGCCGACGGGGACACCGCGTCGCCGGTCGAGGCGGTGCTCGGCCGCGGCCGATCCAGCACCTCCTCGGCGTTGACGGTGATCGCCGGGGCCGTGACCGTGCTGATCTTCCTGGGCACCCTCGACGATCGGCCGTGGCCCGTCCTGTGGTTCCTGCTCATCGCGGCGGCGATCGTCTTCGCGGTGTATTCGCAGCGCAATCGCTCGGGCCGGCCGCCCACGCCGCAGGCTCCGGCCGCTCCCGCGGCTGCGCCGCCGGCTGGTTCCACCGCCGCGCGCTATCCCGCGTACGCCCCGTCGAACGCGGTGACCGAGCCGATCCCGCCCGTGTCGCCGGGTCCTCCGTCGGCCGGACCGGGGTACCAACCGGCGTTCGCCCCGCACGGGCCGTTCGCGACCGGGCCGGCCCCAGCTCCCGTGAAGCCGCCCAAGCCGCCGAAGCCGCCGAAGGAGCACTCCCGGCTCGGTTCGCTGATCTTCTCCCTCGCCCTCGTGGTGCTCGGCGTGATGGGCCTGCTCGACGTGGCGAACGTGGTGGACATCAGCGCCGCCGCGTACGTGGCCGCCGTGCTCGCCGTCGTGGGCCTCGGCCTCGTCCTCGGCTCCTGGCTCGGCCGGGCGCGGGGCTGGATCTTCATCGGGCTCGGGCTGGTGCTCGCCCTGAGCATCACCTCGGTCGACAAGGAGGACTGGCCGACCGACGACCGCAACGGCGGCGGCGACATCACCTGGGCACCGCCGACATTGGCCGCGCTGAAGGGCGACTACGACCACCGGGCCGGCAGCGCCACCCTGGACCTGCGGGATCTGGACTTCACCGGGCAGGAGCGCACGGTCCGCGTCAAGATCCAGGCGGGCAACCTCCAAGTGCGGCTCCCCGAGAACGTCGACGTCACCGCGGTGACCGACGTACGCCTCGGCAGCGCGACGATCTTCGACCGCAACGCCAACGGCGTACGCATCAACGACTTCACCGTGACCGACCTCGGGGCCGACGGTGAGGGCGGCGGCAAGCTGCACCTGGAGCTGGACGTGAGCCTGAGCGACGCGGAGGTGTCCCGATGA
- a CDS encoding ATP-binding protein produces the protein MTTTTAYPPLRRSRSDRMVAGVAGGIAEHVRVPAAAIRVAFLVLLAAHGLGAVLYAVYWAVMRDEDSDVPVRREPVKMVPYALLGFGILVVMTLLFGGDGISLAAGWLLALVVLGGGLIWHQAEPGRLTKLTGLLGGDRRPAFVLSLLGGGLLVAVGIIGLATLYSPVEGPSLSVVGFAVVFALIALTGVGVVAAPTLWRTATALRAEKEGRIREQERAELAAMIHDQVLHTLALIQRNAADQATVTRLARGQERSLRNWLYKPMGSAEEYFAAAVEEAAAEVEDTFAIAVETVVVGDRMVDDRIRALVAATREALVNAARHAKVGTVSLYAEVEPDEMSVFVRDRGVGFDMSTIDDNRHGVRGSIVGRMQRHGGRAEIRSEPGEGTEVRLHLPIGTSKETA, from the coding sequence GTGACCACCACCACCGCGTACCCACCGCTGCGCCGCAGCCGCTCGGACCGCATGGTCGCCGGGGTGGCCGGCGGCATCGCCGAGCACGTCCGGGTGCCCGCGGCGGCCATCCGCGTGGCGTTCCTGGTGCTGCTCGCGGCGCACGGGCTCGGCGCGGTGCTCTACGCGGTCTACTGGGCGGTCATGCGCGACGAGGACAGCGATGTCCCAGTACGCCGCGAACCGGTCAAGATGGTCCCGTACGCGCTGCTCGGCTTCGGCATCCTCGTCGTGATGACGCTGCTCTTCGGCGGCGACGGGATCTCCCTGGCGGCCGGCTGGCTGCTGGCGCTCGTGGTGCTCGGCGGCGGCCTGATCTGGCACCAGGCCGAGCCCGGCCGGCTGACCAAGCTCACCGGCCTGCTCGGCGGCGACCGCCGCCCGGCCTTCGTGCTCAGCCTGCTCGGCGGCGGCCTGCTGGTGGCGGTCGGGATCATCGGCCTGGCCACCCTGTATTCCCCGGTCGAAGGGCCGAGCCTGTCCGTCGTCGGATTCGCCGTCGTGTTCGCCCTGATCGCGTTGACCGGCGTCGGAGTGGTCGCCGCGCCGACCTTGTGGCGGACGGCGACGGCGTTGCGAGCCGAGAAGGAAGGCCGCATCCGCGAGCAGGAGCGGGCGGAGCTGGCCGCGATGATCCACGACCAGGTGCTGCACACGCTGGCGCTGATCCAGCGCAACGCAGCCGACCAGGCCACCGTCACCCGGCTCGCCCGGGGCCAGGAGCGGTCGCTGCGGAACTGGCTCTACAAGCCGATGGGCTCGGCCGAGGAATACTTCGCGGCCGCGGTCGAGGAGGCGGCGGCCGAAGTGGAGGACACTTTCGCGATCGCCGTCGAGACCGTCGTGGTCGGCGATCGCATGGTGGACGATCGGATCCGGGCACTGGTCGCCGCGACGCGGGAGGCGCTGGTCAACGCGGCCCGGCACGCCAAGGTCGGCACCGTCTCGCTGTACGCCGAAGTGGAGCCGGACGAGATGAGCGTGTTCGTCCGCGACCGCGGCGTCGGATTCGACATGTCCACAATCGACGACAACCGGCACGGCGTGAGAGGCTCCATCGTCGGCCGGATGCAACGCCACGGCGGCCGGGCGGAGATCCGCAGCGAGCCGGGCGAGGGCACCGAGGTGCGCCTGCACCTGCCGATCGGCACCAGCAAGGAGACAGCCTGA